From one Mytilus trossulus isolate FHL-02 chromosome 10, PNRI_Mtr1.1.1.hap1, whole genome shotgun sequence genomic stretch:
- the LOC134687218 gene encoding uncharacterized protein LOC134687218 codes for MAAIVHLTYNCLQLLNQYLGTLWPIKVIIGKQTLQPISTETELKVLRTFYLLKRKKDVCQSRNKVKELVSSFPLNEDVLSVYDTTTGCNLLQFAIINGDKDLALNLLKWHGRHGYKHCSPPVHLAASWGDLTILQHLLNNGLECNFAAGICYPDPHQPVGHTKWLWLMDQPVYKCNKNQLLPIYWAIVSDRVSCFAILLNHMINKGEIIPEMVDLLHFACRRGASKCISKILSKNPSIVNSMDVNKDTPLLLAVVWGKLCSKTLIDFGADVKIVSSIGETALHRLYNNDVDGLFTIFDTTKYLLTTGVEQLINCKNNNGETPLHVLVSHVSYIGGSLTHPDEVLLKCSRPQLQPDYQNQVVETLELLLKFNADPGSQNNHGLQPLEKLMHIALKSCLPESEQCECVKLSISSTYSYKNDYGHLCSALKVLLDRGSDLNKSCLEGHTPLLLMMQCLLKDNIENLCEQSMEVINIVNLLLENGAKTLKFCHGGSTILAKIAARFFTISDNNSSIFSDSRQIFSSLVNSLLETFLKNGLNPNYVTDIKSQHLQGGSGNSLIDFVRLTEMAAVPEDFIEIHRWLKTLFAWGADPDLEPYPSEPIICHSQSSIFLKKQDTQAMSHYIHEVKDMGINIFQDGNAQELLMIFYNTMSYDILYNCLNTARVISHFHPLGATRKSFLQILNRLAENPRSLKQNARVAIYKSIDRNLVEKVPQLPLPTLLKNYLLEIY; via the coding sequence ATGGCAGCAATTGTACATTTAACATACAATTGTTTACAGCTGCTTAATCAGTATCTTGGGACATTATGGCCTATAAAAGTTATCATAGGAAAACAAACCCTGCAACCAATATCTACTGAGACAGAACTGAAAGTGCTGAGAACATTCTATCTTCTGAAGCGTAAAAAGGATGTTTGTCAGTCAAGGAACAAAGTTAAGGAACTTGTATCTTCGTTTCCCCTGAATGAAGATGTGCTTAGTGTTTATGACACAACAACTGGATGCAATCTTCTGCAGTTTGCAATAATAAACGGAGATAAAGATTTGGctttaaatttgttgaaatgGCATGGTCGTCATGGTTACAAACATTGCAGTCCTCCTGTTCATCTGGCAGCATCTTGGGGAGATTTGACAATTCTACAACACCTTCTAAATAATGGTTTGGAATGTAATTTTGCAGCAGGGATCTGTTATCCCGATCCTCATCAACCAGTTGGCCATACAAAATGGCTTTGGCTAATGGATCAACCAGTCTACAAGTGCAATAAGAATCAGTTGTTACCCATTTATTGGGCAATAGTTAGCGACAGGGTATCATGCTTCGCAATACTTCTTAATCACATGATcaataaaggggagataatcccTGAAATGGTTGATCTTCTTCATTTTGCATGTCGTAGAGGGGCAAGCAAATGTATCAGTAAAATTCTTTCTAAAAATCCATCAATCGTCAACTCAATGGATGTAAACAAAGACACACCCCTTTTACTCGCAGTAGTTTGGGGAAAACTATGCTCAAAGACTTTGATTGATTTTGGCGCTGATGTAAAAATTGTATCCAGTATTGGAGAGACAGCTCTTCATAGATTATATAACAATGATGTTGATggtttgtttacaatttttgacactacaaaatatttattgacaacTGGGGTTGAACAATTGATAAACTGTAAGAACAATAACGGAGAAACCCCTCTTCATGTGTTAGTGTCACATGTATCTTACATAGGAGGGAGCCTGACACACCCAGACGAGGTCTTGTTAAAATGTTCACGGCCTCAGTTACAGCCAGATTACCAAAATCAAGTTGTTGAGACCCTTGAATTATTGCTGAAATTTAATGCTGACCCTGGGAGCCAGAATAATCATGGACTTCAGCCCTTGGAAAAATTAATGCATATCGCTCTAAAGTCTTGCCTACCAGAGTCTGAGCAATGTGAATGTGTTAAATTGTCTATTAGTTCAACATACAGTTATAAAAATGATTATGGTCATTTGTGTAGTGCCTTAAAAGTTTTGCTTGACCGAGGGTCAGATTTGAATAAATCATGTCTTGAAGGTCATACTCCTTTATTACTCATGATGCAATGTTTATTGAAAgacaatattgaaaatttatgtgaacaaaGTATGGAAGTAATAAACATTGTAAACTTGTTACTAGAAAATGGTGCTAAAACTCTGAAATTTTGTCATGGTGGCTCTACCATATTAGCAAAAATCGCAGCTCGTTTCTTTACCATTTCTGACAATAATTCATCCATTTTTAGTGATTCAAGGCAGATATTTTCATCACTTGTAAACAGTTTATTAGAGACTTTTCTGAAAAATGGTCTTAACCCAAATTATGTCACTGATATAAAAAGCCAGCATTTGCAAGGAGGTAGTGGGAATTCGTTAATTGATTTTGTCCGTTTAACTGAAATGGCTGCGGTACCAGAAGACTTCATTGAAATCCACAGATGGCTGAAAACATTGTTTGCATGGGGTGCAGACCCGGATCTTGAACCTTATCCTTCAGAACCTATCATTTGTCATTCACAAAGTTCAATATTTCTGAAAAAGCAAGACACGCAGGCTATGAGTCATTATATCCATGAAGTTAAAGACATGGGTATTAATATATTCCAGGATGGAAATGCGCAGGAACTTCTGATGATATTCTATAATACTATGTCATATGATATTCTGTATAACTGTCTAAATACTgccagagttatctcccattttcATCCCCTTGGTGCAACAAGGAAATCTTTCCTACAAATTCTAAACCGTCTGGCTGAAAATCCAAGAAGTTTAAAGCAAAATGCTAGAGTTGCTATTTACAAATCTATTGACAGAAATCTAGTGGAAAAAGTACCTCAATTGCCTTTGCCTACATTGCTCAAAAATTATTTGttagaaatatattaa